The genomic segment atttatagagttcgggagggcctataatgctatcgaagcccatagagaatttagtgcttgatgtgttatttatttgtagacagttgatgggaacattgcaatccatttttagataactaatatctacttaacattcgggagagggagtagataattataggattcttggctaatgaataagaaggatttttataacatagctacaagaaattacacatggtggatagttgcgtgaaatcggacctctagatcttttattccattatTATTTGTTACAATTTGGTGCtatatttaaatccattttcaatttagttattcttgcaaccaaatcttttaattcatttttctaaataaagtcgagactattttaatcagaagcactaatatacatttatatacataatcctcgtgggatcgacacttgtactcaaaaatacattttactataacttgacatcgtgtgcttgcgagcaattaagaaaacacgcaacaacaCTCGAATGAACCTTCGAAGAACTCGCCTTTGACAATCCATGTAAGAACGATCGATAAACGCCACAAAgcataaactttgataagtttgatttttgatatAAAGCAAAAAGCTTGTtgttgtttgagagaaaactcaagaacaaggtaattcaatcttcaataatgtctttaaaaatgttcaaaatttcgtcaatatattttaagaaaataagaaagaatttgaaatttatttaccTAAACAACTTGGACTCtaaactaggaaactaggattttcCCGCAGCTTGGCACGCTTGAGCAGTAAGATTTGACCGCTCGACGCCGAGCGTTCTGGATTTTTGGCGCTCGAGCGATAAGATTTGGTCGCTCGGGCGCCAAGGCTTCTGGACTCCTCATcatttatcacttgaataatgttcctaTGACTCCCAAACTGACTCCCATGAATCACGAACCTTTCAGCACTTTGCACCTCGCTTGTAGGTCCTTCTCGATTGCTCGTGATTCCATGTAGTGCCTCCTTGAATCTCTTTAGTCATCCTCTTGTGATTGGTCTCTCCGCCTACTCTAAAGGACCTTGGACCTTAACCATCAGTGGTCGCATCATTAAGATTCTTGCAACGCTCGACTTTGGCTTTTTCTGATGCAAAAAGCAACTTGTTTCCGGTCTTCTTTCTCTTCCTAGTATACCTCAATTAATGCACATTGACATTATTCCAATTATGATAAATAGCAGTTATGTAAAGTTGTTCTCATAAGAGAGAAAGACTACAGTGAATCTTTATCTTATTATGAGATATTCTCGATCTTATGATATTCTCAGATATTGGGCATGATTGTTCAATAAATATCTGAAACGTCCGCCTAGTAGTTTGGATCTGTCTTGGAATACGAGAACACCAGTCAGAGGCATCTTATCTTTAATCTTGAGAACATCTCGGAATTTACAACGGTCGTAAGACTTGATAGTAAAATGTCTAGCTGGATTGGCACGCAGTTCAGATAGGATCTTGAGAAAGAAGCCAGCCGGTTTGAATTTTGGACATCCAGCTCGAAAAACAACTCGATGTTACGTATAATAACAAATGAAGGATATTTAATCTAACAAGggataaatgaaaaaaaaaaaagcaagaaTAAAAGTGACACCAACACTTAAAATGACACCAACAAAGCGCAATAAGTGCACgttgaattaaataaatgctaatATTTCCAACTTAATACATTCAAATAAAAACTAGAAAAACATTGAAAAAATATACCAAATATCAAATTACCCGAATAATATTAAAGAAAAAACCTAAACAATGTAATTGAGCTATccagttttttattttaaatgaaaagcCCGTAACCTTAAAAAATGAATAATTGAGTTTGTTTCACAATGTTTGATTTTAAAGtaaaaagatataaaaaattttattcaaaggcaaaaaaaatcacaaatcaCAATGACGGAAAAACAGAAATAAATCAATAAAGACtttgtttttattgatttttaatattattgttatttaaacataaattaaatcaattaaaaaaatattctaacACGCATATCACAGATTCAATCTAGTTTTGGTAGCTTCATGAAccctaaatcaaaataattttatttatttgtttatgtATGTTCGGGGTACAGGTCAATACCAAAGCAGGAAGTGGAGCTTCGTCAAGACAAGTGAGGATTCCCTTAAATCTTCCATGGAAATTGGAAACAACTCCTTCTGATATCTCTAATTCCCGTAGATTATTCTACTCCCTCCAAATATGTATGCCACAGTATAGTGAGCAGGTTACACATTTCTGTGTGATTAGGGTTTTACGATAAGCTAATTTCGATGGCAAAAGCTCCTCCTGTTGCGGCTCGGTGGATTCCCGAAGATGATCTCTTATTGAAGAATGCAGTTGAGGTAAATGTAATTTATGGTTATTTTCGCCTCGCCCTTTGATTGATTGTCTTgttaatttcatttttttaaaaagtttttgTAAGGGAAATCTGAGGTAATTTTTCTTGAATCAATTGAATCTAGTTGTTGATGATATGTTGCGAAAGAAATCAGTTATTTATCATATGCATATTTGGTGTCTAATTCTAGAATTGTGAGAAGTGCTTCTTTGTGatattgttttttgtttttctacACTCTTCGATGGTCAGGATAGAATCACAGTGCTAGATAATGTTTACAAAAATGCAAATATTCTCTCTTTTTTGTAGCACATACAGAAAGTGAGATAGAGATGgtcaatttaaaatttttaagttatGCTCGGTTTTTTTTAGTTTAGGACTAAACCTTGAGGTGAGGAGGGAGTATCTCTCTCATTGTAACCAATTTTTGTGCTTGAATATTTAAGAAAAGCATATGGATTGAAGatgatgtttgcttcttgttgTGATTTGGCCTGGGGAAATTAAAGTCATCGGTTTTAAagatatgattttgatgaatagcttaagaaaaaagaaaagcaaCAGAAACTCCGAGCAACCTTCTTAAGCTAAATATGGTTCGAAAAGCTGAAGACATTTATAAATTCTATCTCCACTAGGACATTAGAAGGAGCGCAATTACCTAATGAAACTGTAAATATCCAGTTATGTATAATATGTCTCTATTATGATCTTGTCGACATTTTTCAGCAAAATTCCATTTAGCACAAAATACTTAAATTCATTTGCAAGCCTCAGGTTAGATCCCAAACCTTTCTAGCTCTGTCTGGTACTTGCCCATTTATAAATTAACAAAAATTCTCCCAACTCCAACTCTCTAAAACTCTTGTAGTTCAATCATGTTGGTATCTTATATGCTTTTATTGAAATCATCAGAAAATTAGATGGAAAGATAGTATGAGAGACTCAAAAACATATTATTGTGAACGCAAGTGCTTCGTAGATGACCTGAGAGTTGGCTTAGGAATGCTTGAATATGTATAGTTTGGTCTAAATTATATTCACAGTATTTGTGTTCCTGAAAGCTCTGGCATTCTTTTGTGTCCAATCAATGGTCTATGGCCCATTCCTTTGTTATGCTTTTTCTAACATTGAAAacaaccaaaaaaataaaatgaaaagagtGAATGCAAAGCTGAAATAAATTACATAGATGCTATTACTTGACTTGAATGGCTATACTTGAATTTCTATTTTTCTCGTCCAACGATGATTAattttttcaatatattttCCTGATTACCTGCAGGCTTTTAATTCTAACAACGTGCCAAATCCAATATGTTTGGTTCTCTTAGTTACACTTCCAACCTTGCCAGCCCTGCATGGTGCTTGCCAATTATCCCTATTGTTAAGAGCTCACGTCGACTAGTAGGAACTTAGAAAAGTCCTACAAACTAGTCACAATAATCTCCCCATTCCTTGATGAACTCCAGTTGTCAAGAACTCTGGCATTTGCTCATCTCCAATGCATTGTCTATGACCTCATAATTTATATCTGTCTATCATTTTGGTGTTTCTTATACTTATCTGATTTATGAatgagaagaaaacaaaatgaATGGGTAGATAGAGATATTGAAAAGTAAATTGCTGTGAATGTCAATGCTAAAGCGTATAATTTCCTGTCCTACTGGTAATAAACTGTTGCAGCACTTGCTTGTCTAATTTCTATTAGACCTTAGTCTAGCAATGCAGTAAATCTGATACTTTCTGTTTCTTGGTCAGGGTGGTGCATCCTTGGAAGCACTCGCTAAAGGTGCAGTCCAATTTTCTGGCAGATTTACTTTACGAGAACTGCGTGACAGATGGCACTCTCTTCTCTATGATCCAGATATTTCAGGTCAATCATCTGCTCACATGTTTGAGCTTGAGATCTCTGGCTTCAACCCTTCATCAAAGTTTGTTAGATCAGATAATAACTTGAAAGGAAATAAAGAGATCTCACAGAAGAGGAAATTGGGCAGTATCCGAAGGAAATATTATGCCATGCGAAAAAAATTTCGTAGTGAATTTTTCAGTAACTCTGCTTTTAGTTTATTCGAACCTGATGCTCTTGAATTCAGTGGGCATGGTGCTGATTTTCAGAAGCGGGTGACACTTGATGGTGATTCTATGGGTCAAAATTGCATTCTTGGAGATAGTATTTCGGATGATTTGCGGCTACAGGAAGAAGACTTGGATATTCTACGGCATGCCTTTCCAGAAACGGTAAGGGATATTACTGCAGCTTCGGATACAACAAATGTATCTCGGATTCTCTGTCCACGTTCCGTTGAAGAAAATTGCCCGAAGGGAATGCTCGGACGTTATGGATTTGATAAGAATGTTTCTCCATCACTACGAGGTACCGGAAACAATATGTTGAATGCAAATATCGAAAATAGAAACGGCTCGTTTACTCTCAAACATTGTTCAAGAAATGAAAATACTGGAAATGTTTCAGTTGAATTTGAGGGCTTACCATTTAAAACCACCAAGTCAGACGACTATTCTTTTCAAGAAATCGCATTTGCATCTGAGCAACCTCACTTACGTCACTTGAGAGTACAAGACATATCGGCTCCTCCCTTGCATGGCATGTGCCTGCAAGATGTGGATCAGGTTTCTGATGATATGCttcatgataatgctaatggtCAGGGAAATAGATCTGCAGTGCACACAGTTGAATTTGCAGACCCAGATTCACTTTTGAACCTTTCAAACGAGAGTGAGATTCTCCTGATGGATGTGGAGGAAATGCATGCAGAGGATCAACATTGTTCTAGTAATATCACTCCAGTTATTCAGGATTCTCATATTGACTATCAGGAAAATGATGTTGCAGTAGTTAATATTGAGGCACTAACAGTTTCAGAAACTAATTTTACACTTTCTCCAACTGTAAATCCTGTGGTATTGGAAGCCACTGCAACCTCTTCTCCTGGAGAAGAACAAATAAATCCGCAGTCAGTGGTTaatgtttcctcaaagtcatctGATATCACTGAACTCAGTGATGGCCAGATCTTCTGCACATTGAACTCTGAGGATACGGAAATTCCATGCAATGACGACATATTCTTACTAATCCATCCTTCCGCATCATTTGGTTCTTCTGTAACACAACCAGACCTCAGGAGTTCCGTAGGTGCATCTGCCGCAGCTCATGGGAAGAATTATGAACAAGTTTTTAATCTTCCAACTAAATCAAATGATTGCATGAATGCTTTTGGAGGACCTCAGAAGGTTGGGATACACAGGTCGCCAGAATCACTTCCCATTGACCAACTTGTTGGCTTTTCAGCGAAAATTCAAATGAATGATTCTAGAACCAACACCCTACTTCCTGGGTTTGCCTACAAGGTCAACGGAGATCCCGGTAAAGGTGGATTGGTGCACACAATTTCAAATACACCTAGCAATAGGTTGACAGAGAAAGAAGTTGCTGGAGTAGCTATTAGGGTACTTGGCTTTCCCTTTGCTTTTATGTATGCATTTTACTTGCTGGAGGATGTGATTGCATTAACATCTATATCTTACTTTGGTCATTCGCTCCTAACAGGTGAGAGACAGCCCATCAACAGTGACATTTCCTGAATCAGTTGACAATTCCTCGGGGTCAGATCAGGAAGAATCACTGATTGATGCTGAAGTGCCTTATTTTTCTGACATAGAAGCTATGGTATAGCATCTTAACATTGTTagttttaaattaaatgtttgCCCAGCAAAACTATTTTTCTTCGAGTTTGATCTTGTATCCTGCTTACAGATACTTGAGATGGACTTAGATCCATATGAGCAAGACTACATCATTACTAGGCAAGGTAATATATGCTGTGCTCCAGTCAGTTGTAATGAATTCAACCTGTTTATCATATTGTAATATCAACCTCCATTACTGAATACTTTGACGTCATAATTTGAGTGCAAACTTATAACTTTATCATTTTTCCATGTTTTTTTCATGTAATGTTAGGTTATTTTCATCccaaatcaaagtcttctctgTATGACATTCATAAATTGCATAGAACttcttatattatttttcttgcacTGTAATGTATTTTCAACATCATGAGTCTATTAGATGAAGTTTCCATGAATGGTTGCGTACATTTATTCAATCGAAGGGTTGCATTTTTAGTGCCATTGTGGTGCTTGGTAACGACTCTCATTTTGTTACGTTGTTATCTTAAATTCCAGCTACAAGTTATATGTGCGATGATACTAAGAGGACAATCGTTAGGTTGGAACAAGGTGCTCGTTCCTGTTTGCAAAGAGTAATGATTTCTCAAGGAGCTCTTGCTGTCTTATATGGCCGTCATCTGAGGCATTATATCACGAAGCCTGAGGTTCTTTATCATGATCCATAGGAAATAAGATAATAAATGATTTTCTTATTGATTTCTTTTCTCTCATTCGATTGTTTTTTTGGAGGCACTTGATTTCCATTGCTTCTTTGTTTAATTATGTTCTTATGTCAACTTATGTTGTTTTATAGATCACGTTTCCCTTGGTGCTTGGGTCATGTCTTGTTAAACCTTTTCTTTTGTCCTATGAGCTGACCTCAATTTATTATAGGGGCACTGCATTTCTTCCATCATTTGTGTCCTTTAGTGCCATCATATTGATAAATTTGGTTAATTGTTCATTGTTCGTTTtggtatttttcaatttttctgGATGAATGCTTAATGAACTCTTGTTTATAGATTGTGCTTGGAAGATCAACGGAGGATGCTTATGTTGATATTGACCTGAGGAAAGAAGGCCGAGCTAATAAAATATCTAGGCGGCAGGTGTGCTTAtgctttcttcttcttttttttaatctCTTTAGGATTACTCAACTGATGATGAATCTGAGATCATCCcttataaattttgaaagatGAATTTGCAAAACCATCATACTCACAAATAATAAAAGTCTGTACGCATTTAACCGCAAATTTAACAAATGCTCAACGTGAAATTTCAGCAGTCATTACAAAATTTGAATAAGTTATAGGATTTATTTGTTGTTTGGTTGATTCTTTATCGCATGGCTACAAAGTTTGTTCATCATAATTACTATTTTTAACCAAATATTTTTCGAATATTCCGGTGCCTCTGTCGGAACCACCCGTTTTATATGAATAAGAAATTTTGTATATCTTTCAAATTGCAACAATATTATTGGTATCTTATTTttgatgaatttttgaagtGATTCCAAATTTTGCTTTGTTTTGCGAGACTAAGTGTCTTGCTTTCGATCATGCCGGTTGTCCCAACCGAACCAACTGCATCTCTCATGACCCCATTGTCGCGGGCCAAATGTTCTTTCTCTTGGCCTTCGAAATCGGCAGCCACATCATCATATTCGTTGTGGAAAttagaattatttttaaactcaAGAATCGTgttaaaaactttaaaatcaTTCCTGGGAACACCACGACTTGAAGAATAgtccattaaaaaaaatattggaataataatattaaaataaagtaaACTGATTTTTAGTATACTCAGAAGGAAATAAATTATTTCGCCGAAAAAAAGgctaataattttataaagttgcgaaaataaatttaaaaaaatgagatAATTGAAGAGTTGAGGCAATTGGTAAATTTATTGAATTGCAAGAATTGTCAGAAATAAGAGAATTGTAGTTGAGAGATGTGAGGAGTTTGCAACAAATGCTTCACAATTTATAGCCAAAAAATTGGACCAAAAGGAAATTTTTTTACAGATGGATCCCAAGTCCCAACTTAGGGGCCAACACCCAACAGCTACAAAAATAGGTCCATACCcactttttttaattattttttgaacCGGACCAGTTCCGAATCCGGTTCTACTTTGTTCATGAAATAGGTTTGAACCAGGATCGGAACGGAACCGGAACCGGAACCGGAACCGTCCTATTACAAAGAACCGCACAAAAGAATTTTGTTTAAGGGTTTGGGCCGGTTCAGATCCGGTTCTAAGAACCGGTTCTTAATGGGAGCTTTCGGACCAGTTCTAGGTTGAACCGCCTCCGTTAAGCATCCCTAGTTATAATTTCCAAATGCATATCTTTTTCTGAAGATGTTGGAGATTGATCCAAATCCACTATGGACAGTGATGATTCTTTTGGTGCATATTTTGATTACAAAATCTTTTATGTCAATTCTATTTGTTTTTCTTAGGCGATTATTAAGATGGAAGCTGATGGATCTTTCTTTCTGAAAAACCTTGGCAAGAGTTCAATGTCTGTTAATGGCatgacaatagaaactgggCAACTTCTGAGCCTTAGTTGCAGTTGTTTAATTGAGGTATTATTCTTGTATACTAAAGATTGTATCAATCTGTTTTTTCTCAACAAAAGGTTTCATCATGAGATCAACTTCATCACCACTCATAACCTATTTCATAAGTATTTGAAAAGTTTCAATTGCCATTTATTTTTGGTGCATACGATTCATGGTGCATACAATTCATGAACAAACTTTCACTCATTTCCTTTGTCCTGTTTGGTGTATCTGATTACAAAAGCTAGAGTGAAAAAAAGTATCCACATTATGGGTGCTATTGGCATCATCACTGTTTTTCTCAGTTGTCTAAATTAATGTTAGgcttcattttaaatttttgtatgCTTCATATTAGGAAAAACAAACTCATCGTTGCCAGTATGTTGTTTTTACTCAATCAAACTGTCATGTAAGATGGAATTTACCAGTTGCCTTCCACTGAAATTAACCTGATTGTTTTAGATTTCAAATTATCATATGAACTGGGTATATGACCGTATCCCACAGCCTATCCCATATAAAAGCAGCTATCCTCCTGCTTCCAAATAATGGAAGTTGTCATCCCCTTCTGTGGGGGCAGCAAATGTGATTTAGTGACATAATTTTTCACCAGTTGATATAATCTTCTTTGTGAACCATCTAGTGCTATAATTTTCTTATTGACCTTGGCAAATTATCTCTTCGCCCATTGACATAATCTCCTACTCTTCTTTAAGAAACGTCAAtttctatttttcattttcttaatatataatgtaaGAGCATATGACATAGATATAGCCTCATACCTTGTCCATACGTTCACTGGATTTGAAAAGATTGTGGACCTGTATGGCCTTGTCTAGTTTATGTGCAGGATATGTGTATATCATCTTATGAAGTGTAGCATACATAGAAAATCAGTTGACAAATCTTCGTTTTAAATTCATTTGGTAGCACTTAGTTTTTTGCATTATATTATCCAACACTAACCAATGTCATTAGCTTGTCCGTACgagatatataaaataaatcaatGGTCCAACACTAACCAATGTCATCAGCTTGACTGTATGAAATATATGGCAATCACCCCAATATATGGTGTGATAACAATTGATTTTGGGTTGTGGATTGTGCTTTGACTTTTTAAATATATGATGTGCAGATTAAGGGAATGAGTTTCATGTTTGAGATTAACGAAAGATATGTGAAGCAGTATTTGGTAAATTTTGGCCAGAAAAACAAGAAGTCTATCAAATCCGAACAGTTAGGCAGAAGATGAATGCGGGCATACCAGAAAGGTTTCTTGTTTCTTTCTGTATATATTTATAGAAGAGCTTGTGTTCGAATTTATGTATGTGCTTCAGCTACATGTAAATATAGCAGGTTTTAGCTGTGTCCGATCTCTTATGTTACCATCCACGTATTTACTCTGTTCTTCTGTATAAATGTAGTATCTTTCTTGTAATAATTTATCAGAAGGCATTGGGTTATGTGTTGGTGGTGTTACTGTTTTGTTCTCATGATTTTTAAACCACCTCTGGAACCAGCTGTATATCTTTCTAATCTGTCAGTATAAAATTTTGTAGGTTGGACGGTTTTTCAGAAAAAAAGAACAAAAGTTACACGTGCTGTcacaaaaaaatgattttaattacTGAACAGTATTGGAAAATAACAATGGACTCGAAGAGATTGTGTTAGTTCCAAAATTAGATTAGCTGAGCACGGATGAACTGGGTGGTGGGCTGTCTCATCCACTGAAAATTCCACAGTCGGGTTGATCGAGCGTTTCTTATCCCAAGAAATCGATCTGATAATGTTAAATGAGCGTGAATTTATCGTAGGTGCACGAGTCTAAGTTATAACAAGGGATCAAAATAAGTTATTTGTTTAGAATTATtcgataatattttatttctattGTATCAAGTATGATTAAGAATATGTAATATTTTGCCATGTAAATTAGGTTTCTAGTTGTGTATATAATTAGGCGCTTTCTAACATTAttaatagaagaaaaatattatacattctaaagattcaaatattctTTTATCTCGTGTGCATGTTTTCCTCGTACTTGGTTTGTTAACATGGTATAAGAGCTGTGAGGCTTTATAACTCTATTGAGGACTCTGTGAAGGAGCAACGACATCTGGGTTGATAAAACCCTGTTCTTCACACCGTCAGAATCGATCTTGCCTGGGGTTGAAACCTAACATCTATCGACAGTGAAGCAGAACTATGTCTGGGCCAGAAATCCATCGCCCTTG from the Primulina tabacum isolate GXHZ01 chromosome 16, ASM2559414v2, whole genome shotgun sequence genome contains:
- the LOC142529053 gene encoding uncharacterized protein LOC142529053; this encodes MAKAPPVAARWIPEDDLLLKNAVEGGASLEALAKDISGQSSAHMFELEISGFNPSSKFVRSDNNLKGNKEISQKRKLGSIRRKYYAMRKKFRSEFFSNSAFSLFEPDALEFSGHGADFQKRVTLDGDSMGQNCILGDSISDDLRLQEEDLDILRHAFPETVRDITAASDTTNVSRILCPRSVEENCPKGMLGRYGFDKNVSPSLRGTGNNMLNANIENRNGSFTLKHCSRNENTGNVSVEFEGLPFKTTKSDDYSFQEIAFASEQPHLRHLRVQDISAPPLHGMCLQDVDQVSDDMLHDNANGQGNRSAVHTVEFADPDSLLNLSNESEILLMDVEEMHAEDQHCSSNITPVIQDSHIDYQENDVAVVNIEALTVSETNFTLSPTVNPVVLEATATSSPGEEQINPQSVVNVSSKSSDITELSDGQIFCTLNSEDTEIPCNDDIFLLIHPSASFGSSVTQPDLRSSVGASAAAHGKNYEQVFNLPTKSNDCMNAFGGPQKVGIHRSPESLPIDQLVGFSAKIQMNDSRTNTLLPGFAYKVNGDPGKGGLVHTISNTPSNRLTEKEVAGVAIRVRDSPSTVTFPESVDNSSGSDQEESLIDAEVPYFSDIEAMILEMDLDPYEQDYIITRQATSYMCDDTKRTIVRLEQGARSCLQRVMISQGALAVLYGRHLRHYITKPEIVLGRSTEDAYVDIDLRKEGRANKISRRQAIIKMEADGSFFLKNLGKSSMSVNGMTIETGQLLSLSCSCLIEIKGMSFMFEINERYVKQYLVNFGQKNKKSIKSEQLGRR